A portion of the Kiritimatiellia bacterium genome contains these proteins:
- the cpaB gene encoding Flp pilus assembly protein CpaB, producing the protein MKQKVVLAIAALIGLFAFVMTHRYLEGEREKLYAGAEKIQVIAVSEDVPAGAVLTMDVLGKKSVFKQAVGAQAVLPEDLNLVLGKKLKFALRRDDPLLWSHVDVPERLRFGLSPMIKPGMRALSLAIAGEAAVSGLVQPNDRVDILGTFTMPSATTPGQMETVTLTILQDVSVLATGTRLARSEGGYQSAFEGRPTSYSSVTLEVTPREAELLVFAQNMKGQLTLTLRNPDDVSFEKDLPAVNFKHFESKLPELNTFRQRTIRHKQE; encoded by the coding sequence ATGAAACAAAAGGTGGTTCTGGCCATCGCCGCGCTGATCGGCCTCTTCGCGTTCGTGATGACACACCGCTATCTCGAGGGCGAGCGAGAAAAGCTGTACGCGGGCGCGGAAAAAATCCAGGTGATCGCGGTCTCCGAGGACGTGCCGGCGGGCGCGGTGCTGACGATGGACGTGCTCGGCAAGAAGTCGGTGTTCAAGCAGGCAGTCGGCGCACAAGCAGTGCTGCCGGAAGATCTGAACCTCGTGCTCGGCAAGAAGCTCAAGTTTGCGCTGCGGCGCGATGATCCGCTGCTGTGGTCGCATGTGGACGTGCCGGAGCGGCTGCGGTTTGGTCTTTCGCCGATGATTAAGCCGGGCATGCGGGCGTTGTCGCTGGCGATCGCTGGTGAGGCCGCGGTCAGCGGGCTGGTGCAGCCCAATGACCGGGTGGACATTCTCGGCACCTTCACGATGCCCTCCGCCACCACGCCCGGACAGATGGAGACCGTCACGCTGACGATTCTGCAGGACGTATCGGTGCTGGCCACCGGTACGCGACTGGCCCGCTCCGAGGGAGGTTACCAATCCGCGTTTGAGGGTCGCCCCACTAGCTACAGCTCCGTCACCCTCGAGGTCACCCCGCGTGAGGCGGAACTGCTCGTGTTCGCACAAAACATGAAGGGACAGCTCACCCTCACCTTGCGAAATCCGGACGACGTGAGCTTCGAGAAGGACCTGCCGGCGGTGAACTTCAAGCACTTCGAGTCCAAGCTGCCGGAGCTGAACACCTTCCGGCAGCGAACCATCCGGCACAAGCAGGAGTGA